Proteins encoded in a region of the Bacillus sp. T3 genome:
- a CDS encoding YokU family protein, with amino-acid sequence MAIKCEWCGGNASNGENTVYWELPDGSRAIEITMTPAFICQECGMVYQSENIIKEIEDQLFLVDTKLIGNSISFKELMILPRLLKKNYFDFSS; translated from the coding sequence ATGGCGATTAAATGTGAGTGGTGTGGCGGAAACGCAAGCAACGGTGAGAACACGGTTTACTGGGAGCTGCCCGATGGATCAAGGGCGATTGAAATAACGATGACACCGGCGTTTATATGCCAGGAATGTGGCATGGTGTATCAGAGCGAGAACATTATTAAAGAAATTGAAGATCAATTATTTTTAGTTGATACAAAACTAATCGGAAATTCAATTAGTTTTAAGGAATTAATGATATTACCTAGATTGTTGAAGAAAAATTATTTCGATTTTTCTTCTTAA